The Budorcas taxicolor isolate Tak-1 chromosome 2, Takin1.1, whole genome shotgun sequence genome window below encodes:
- the IDH1 gene encoding isocitrate dehydrogenase [NADP] cytoplasmic: protein MSHKIQGGSVVEMQGDEMTRIIWELIKEKLIFPYVDLDLHSYDLSIENRDATNDQVTKDAAEAIKKYNVGVKCATITPDEKRVEEFKLKQMWKSPNGTIRNILGGTVFREAIICKNIPRLVSGWVKPIIIGRHAYGDQYRATDFVVPGPGKVEISYTPSDGSPKTVYLVHNFTESGGVAMGMFNQDKSIEDFAHSSFQMALSKKWPLYLSTKNTILKKYDGRFKDIFQEIYDKQYKSEFEAQNIWYEHRLIDDMVAQAMKSEGGFIWACKNYDGDVQSDSVAQGYGSLGMMTSVLVCPDGKTVEAEAAHGTVTRHYRMYQKGQETSTNPIASIFAWTRGLAHRAKLDNNKELSFFAKALEEVCIETIEAGFMTKDLAACIKGLPNVQRSDYLNTFEFMDKLGENLQLKLAQAKL from the exons ATGTCTCACAAAATCCAAGGCGGATCTGTGGTAGAGATGCAAGGAGATGAAATGACACGAATCATTTGGGAGCTGATTAAAGAGAAACTCATTTTTCCCTACGTGGACCTGGACCTGCACAg CTACGATTTAAGCATAGAGAATCGCGATGCCACCAATGACCAGGTCACCAAGGACGCTGCAGAAGCTATAAAGAAGTACAACGTTGGTGTCAAGTGTGCCACCATCACCCCCGatgagaagagagtggaggagttcAAGCTGAAACAAATGTGGAAGTCTCCGAATGGCACCATCCGAAATATCCTGGGTGGCACTGTCTTCAGGGAAGCTATTATCTGCAAAAATATTCCCCGGCTCGTGAGCGGATGGGTAAAACCCATTATCATAGGTCGTCATGCTTATGGGGATCAA TATAGAGCAACTGATTTTGTTGTGCCGGGGCCTGGAAAAGTAGAGATATCCTATACACCAAGCGATGGATCACCCAAAACGGTATACCTAGTACATAACTTCACAg AGAGTGGTGGTGTTGCCATGGGGATGTTCAATCAAGATAAGTCAATCGAAGATTTTGCACACAGTTCTTTCCAGATGGCTTTGTCTAAGAAATGGCCTTTGTATCTGAGCACCAAAAACACTATTCTGAAGAAATACGATGGACGTTTTAAAGACATCTTTCAGGAGATATATGACAA gcAGTACAAATCTGAGTTTGAAGCTCAGAATATCTGGTATGAGCACAGGCTCATTGATGACATGGTGGCCCAAGCTATGAAATCGGAGGGGGGCTTCATTTGGGCCTGTAAGAACTATGATGGGGACGTGCAGTCGGACTCCGTGGCCCAAG GTTATGGCTCTCTCGGCATGATGACCAGTGTGCTGGTTTGTCCAGATGGCAAGACAGTAGAAGCAGAGGCTGCCCACGGGACTGTCACCCGTCACTACCGAATGTACCAGAAAGGACAAGAGACGTCCACCAATCCCATTG CTTCCATTTTTGCCTGGACCAGAGGCTTAGCCCACAGAGCTAAGCTTGATAACAATAAAGAGCTCAGCTTTTTTGCAAAGGCTTTGGAAGAAGTCTGTATTGAGACCATTGAGGCTGGCTTCATGACCAAGGACTTAGCTGCATGTATTAAAGGTTTACCCAA CGTGCAACGTTCTGACTACTTGAATACGTTTGAGTTTATGGATAAACTCGGAGAGAACCTGCAGTTAAAACTAGCCCAGGCCAAACTTTAA